One window from the genome of Pseudomonas fluorescens encodes:
- a CDS encoding zinc-dependent alcohol dehydrogenase family protein, with the protein MKAMILKSFGGPESFELRDVPKPVPQAGQVLVRVHATSINPLDYQVRRGDYPDLVPLPAITGHDVSGVVEAVGPGVTSFAPGDEVWYTPQIFEGAGSYAEYHVAAESIVGKKPPELSHLEAASLTLVGGTVWEALVVRAALRVGESILVHGGAGGVGHVAIQVAKAMGARVFTTVREANAEFARNLGADVIIDYEKEDYVDAVLRETAGHGVDVVFDTIGGNTLSRSPDVLAQLGRVVSIVDIAQPQNLVQAWGKNASYHFVFTRQNRGKLDELSALIARGQLRPHVGAVYSLAEIPLAHARLESANNGLRGKIAIAVEPSLIP; encoded by the coding sequence ATGAAAGCGATGATTCTTAAATCATTCGGCGGTCCTGAATCGTTCGAACTCCGCGACGTGCCCAAGCCCGTTCCGCAAGCGGGGCAAGTCCTGGTCCGCGTACACGCCACTTCCATCAACCCGCTGGATTACCAGGTTCGACGCGGCGACTATCCCGACCTGGTGCCACTGCCGGCCATCACCGGCCACGACGTCTCCGGCGTGGTCGAAGCCGTAGGGCCTGGCGTGACTTCCTTCGCGCCAGGAGACGAAGTCTGGTACACCCCGCAAATATTTGAAGGGGCAGGCAGCTATGCCGAGTACCACGTCGCGGCCGAAAGCATCGTCGGGAAGAAGCCGCCCGAGCTGAGCCATCTTGAGGCCGCAAGCCTGACCCTGGTGGGCGGGACGGTGTGGGAAGCGCTGGTGGTGCGCGCGGCGCTCAGGGTCGGGGAGAGCATTCTTGTCCACGGCGGCGCTGGAGGCGTCGGGCACGTCGCGATCCAAGTGGCGAAAGCCATGGGCGCCCGGGTGTTCACCACTGTGCGCGAAGCAAACGCAGAGTTCGCCCGCAACTTGGGTGCCGACGTGATCATCGACTACGAGAAAGAAGATTATGTCGACGCTGTCCTTCGGGAAACCGCTGGCCACGGCGTGGATGTCGTATTCGACACCATCGGCGGCAACACACTGTCCCGCAGCCCCGATGTCCTCGCACAACTGGGCCGCGTCGTCTCGATCGTGGACATCGCCCAGCCACAAAACCTCGTCCAGGCCTGGGGCAAGAACGCGAGCTATCACTTCGTGTTCACTCGACAAAACCGCGGCAAGCTCGATGAGCTGAGCGCATTGATAGCGCGCGGTCAACTGCGCCCACATGTCGGCGCCGTCTATTCGCTGGCTGAGATTCCCCTGGCCCATGCTCGGTTGGAAAGTGCCAACAACGGTCTTCGAGGAAAAATCGCTATTGCCGTCGAGCCATCGCTCATTCCGTAA